One window of the Bremerella sp. JC817 genome contains the following:
- a CDS encoding sugar nucleotide-binding protein, producing MSLPLPLLITGVPGVPGYNALYHFGHKFPGQVVGLRPTDNWRLEGEHIVACDMEDVDSLKRLFDEHQFKSVLHCAGSCALKSCELDPAMAWRINLEGTRNLLHILEGTDTRLIHLSIDLVFSGASGKGNMLETDSTDPVTVYGKTMAAAESLVTLMRPDASILRISLPMGVSFNGHAGAIDWIQSRFKKQRPATLYFDEVRTPTYTDCMNLAFEEVLQRSMPGIYHAGGPTRLSLYEIAQVINLVGGYEPDLLMGCMRLEAGPIPPRAGNVAMNSEKLSDHLGFEPFHSWPYDSRYIPTHREWHYERSGFEPGSAELLEQILYCNPLRANGTVRPPFKG from the coding sequence ATGTCTCTCCCCCTTCCACTGCTCATTACTGGTGTTCCCGGCGTTCCGGGATACAACGCGCTGTATCACTTTGGCCACAAGTTCCCCGGCCAAGTTGTTGGACTGCGACCGACCGACAACTGGCGACTGGAAGGTGAGCACATCGTGGCGTGCGACATGGAGGATGTCGACTCGCTGAAACGCTTATTCGACGAGCATCAATTCAAAAGCGTTCTGCACTGTGCCGGTAGCTGTGCCTTGAAGTCGTGCGAACTCGACCCAGCCATGGCGTGGCGGATCAATCTGGAAGGAACGCGGAATCTACTGCATATCCTGGAGGGAACCGATACGCGGCTGATCCATCTTTCGATCGACCTGGTCTTCAGTGGGGCCTCGGGCAAAGGGAACATGCTCGAGACCGATTCGACCGATCCGGTCACCGTCTATGGGAAGACGATGGCGGCCGCGGAAAGCCTGGTGACGTTGATGCGCCCCGATGCCTCGATCCTGCGAATTTCGCTGCCGATGGGGGTCAGCTTTAATGGACACGCCGGAGCGATCGACTGGATTCAGTCGCGGTTCAAGAAGCAGCGGCCGGCCACGCTCTACTTCGATGAAGTCCGCACGCCGACCTATACCGACTGCATGAATCTGGCGTTTGAAGAAGTGCTGCAGCGGTCGATGCCAGGCATCTATCATGCCGGCGGACCTACGCGGCTGAGCTTGTACGAGATCGCCCAGGTCATCAACCTGGTCGGTGGTTATGAGCCAGACCTGTTGATGGGCTGCATGCGTCTCGAAGCAGGCCCGATTCCACCTCGGGCAGGCAATGTGGCGATGAACTCGGAGAAGCTCTCCGATCATCTCGGCTTCGAGCCCTTCCATAGCTGGCCGTACGACTCGCGATACATTCCGACGCATCGCGAGTGGCACTACGAGCGGTCCGGCTTCGAGCCCGGCTCCGCCGAATTGCTGGAGCAGATCTTGTATTGCAATCCGCTCCGGGCGAATGGGACAGTCCGACCACCCTTCAAGGGATAG
- the folP gene encoding dihydropteroate synthase, with protein sequence MRPIPHSTTLAQRYPYRAVSWQLRTQTLRFSRTPMLMGIVNVTPDSFSDGGKWFDKNAAIDHALQLQADGAEILDIGGESTRPYSEPVDPAEELMRVIPVIQGIAEQVSIPISIDTTKAAVAKEAIAAGAEIINDISGMEADAAMIPLAIETGVGVCAMHMQGTPQTMQDDPTYDDVVLDIFDYLQNRYRQLRYEGIDRAKICLDPGIGFGKSHQHNLDLMAKCDEFHSLGCPLLVGHSRKGFLAKILGDKDKDRTLSTVGSTLTLARLGVQIIRVHDVKANKEALDAFIATGGIDGISAELPI encoded by the coding sequence ATGAGACCAATCCCACACAGCACCACTCTGGCCCAACGATATCCGTACCGCGCAGTCTCGTGGCAGCTTCGTACCCAGACGCTTCGCTTCTCGCGAACTCCGATGCTGATGGGGATCGTCAATGTCACGCCTGACAGCTTCTCGGACGGGGGCAAGTGGTTCGATAAGAACGCCGCCATCGATCATGCTTTGCAGTTGCAAGCTGACGGAGCCGAGATCCTCGATATTGGTGGCGAGAGCACACGTCCTTACTCGGAACCTGTCGATCCGGCGGAAGAACTGATGCGAGTCATTCCGGTGATTCAAGGGATCGCCGAACAAGTCTCGATTCCAATCTCGATCGACACCACCAAGGCCGCCGTCGCCAAAGAAGCGATCGCCGCCGGGGCGGAAATCATCAACGATATCAGCGGCATGGAAGCAGATGCCGCGATGATTCCGTTGGCGATCGAAACAGGCGTCGGGGTGTGTGCCATGCACATGCAAGGGACTCCGCAAACAATGCAGGACGATCCCACCTACGACGATGTCGTGCTCGATATCTTCGATTACTTGCAGAACCGCTATCGCCAGCTTCGTTACGAAGGGATCGACCGGGCCAAGATCTGCCTCGATCCTGGCATCGGGTTCGGCAAGTCACACCAACATAACCTCGACCTGATGGCGAAGTGCGACGAGTTCCATTCGCTCGGCTGTCCTCTGTTGGTCGGCCACTCGCGAAAAGGATTTCTCGCCAAAATCCTGGGGGACAAAGATAAAGACCGTACACTTTCCACTGTGGGGTCAACGCTGACCCTGGCTCGTTTAGGCGTGCAGATCATTCGCGTTCATGACGTCAAAGCGAATAAAGAGGCTCTCGACGCCTTCATCGCTACGGGCGGAATCGATGGCATTTCGGCCGAACTTCCGATTTAA
- a CDS encoding HD-GYP domain-containing protein, with amino-acid sequence MSVPPISLPQTGNAVSTFVPAVRHRLKQMSSELRSYFGASFCMRDGHSGEVILVSEGHCTGDDAILAPVCSGIRREATPAIVVEEVGCAWLAIPLKDGSQDFVAMAPFRLQATTSSSPNFTRIAHLLGTTTKDAKRWYHAQTEWTITSLERMASVVIEKMASDLEIGRLTEEIDKVSDSLSSTYEEISLLYGLTQNLRISSSDSQLGDLALNWLLEVIPCRGLSILYQQPKCHHGTSPTLESSMLMAGECPVDARMLSKLVDQFHLNEKRSAFVANQRITERADWPLSEIRQVIAVPLVESDNIFGWLFAINHTEDKGFGTVEASLLSSVGTILGIHSGNIELYRRQSEFVTSVVRALTSAIDAKDPYTCGHSDRVARLAVRLAQELNLDTETLNLLYMAGLLHDVGKIGIDDSVLRKPGRLTDEEYEHIKLHPELGCNILSGLKELEDVLPVVLHHHEQWDGQGYPHRLSGESIPLLARITAVADAYDAMSSDRPYRKGMPIEKVNQIFLEGSGTQWDPDVVEAFFSAREDIELIMREERAGIGFDVNGWIKSLQEA; translated from the coding sequence ATGTCTGTTCCCCCCATTTCCCTTCCGCAAACCGGAAACGCCGTGAGTACGTTTGTACCTGCGGTACGTCACCGGTTGAAGCAGATGAGCTCGGAGTTGCGTAGCTACTTCGGTGCCTCATTTTGCATGCGCGACGGACACTCTGGGGAAGTGATTCTTGTTTCGGAAGGTCACTGCACCGGAGACGATGCCATCCTGGCGCCAGTTTGTTCCGGCATTCGCCGTGAAGCAACGCCTGCGATTGTCGTGGAAGAAGTCGGTTGCGCCTGGCTGGCCATTCCTTTAAAGGATGGTTCGCAAGACTTTGTGGCCATGGCTCCGTTCCGACTGCAGGCGACCACGTCATCGTCCCCCAACTTTACTCGCATCGCACATTTGCTGGGGACCACGACGAAGGATGCCAAACGCTGGTATCACGCTCAGACTGAATGGACGATCACCTCGCTCGAGCGGATGGCGTCCGTCGTCATCGAAAAGATGGCGTCCGATCTGGAAATTGGGCGTCTGACCGAAGAGATCGACAAGGTTTCGGACAGCCTGTCTTCGACCTACGAAGAAATCAGCCTGCTGTATGGTTTGACCCAAAATCTCCGCATTTCGAGCAGTGACTCGCAACTGGGCGACCTCGCCTTGAACTGGTTGCTGGAAGTCATCCCGTGTCGCGGCTTGTCGATCCTGTATCAACAACCGAAATGTCACCACGGAACTTCGCCAACACTCGAATCGAGCATGCTGATGGCCGGCGAGTGCCCGGTCGATGCCCGCATGCTCTCGAAACTGGTCGATCAGTTTCACCTGAACGAAAAACGTTCGGCATTTGTCGCCAACCAACGAATCACCGAGCGTGCCGATTGGCCGCTTAGCGAGATCCGTCAGGTGATCGCCGTTCCGCTGGTCGAAAGCGATAACATCTTCGGCTGGTTATTTGCGATCAATCACACGGAAGACAAAGGCTTCGGCACCGTGGAAGCCAGCCTGCTGAGCAGTGTCGGTACGATCCTTGGAATTCATAGCGGCAACATCGAGTTGTACCGCCGCCAGTCGGAATTCGTTACCAGCGTTGTCCGGGCACTCACTTCCGCCATCGACGCGAAAGACCCCTACACTTGCGGTCACAGCGATCGCGTGGCTCGACTGGCCGTGCGCCTGGCACAAGAGCTGAACCTGGATACCGAAACGCTGAACCTGTTGTACATGGCTGGTTTGCTGCACGACGTCGGCAAGATTGGCATCGACGATAGCGTCCTTCGAAAGCCAGGCCGACTGACCGACGAAGAATACGAACACATCAAGCTGCACCCAGAACTGGGCTGTAACATTTTGTCTGGTTTGAAGGAACTGGAAGATGTGTTGCCGGTGGTGCTGCATCATCACGAACAGTGGGATGGCCAAGGCTATCCGCACCGGCTCTCGGGCGAATCGATTCCACTTCTGGCCCGCATCACAGCCGTGGCCGATGCTTACGACGCGATGTCGAGCGATCGTCCTTACCGCAAAGGCATGCCGATCGAAAAGGTCAACCAGATCTTCCTCGAGGGTTCTGGCACCCAATGGGATCCCGATGTGGTCGAGGCGTTCTTCTCGGCCCGCGAAGATATTGAATTGATCATGCGAGAAGAACGAGCCGGAATCGGCTTCGATGTCAACGGTTGGATCAAGTCACTCCAGGAAGCCTAA
- the lptE gene encoding LPS assembly lipoprotein LptE — translation MPNLNAHYRRILTALLLVVAGSTVGCVHYQFGNRSLYRPDIRTVYVPVFKSNSFRTELGEKITEAVIKEIEAVTIYKVTDEASADTVLRGTLVVDEKIVQGLNTLDEPRILQESFQIRYEWLDQRGQLIRQPATLDLAPVLRSQTITANGLLYPEPGQSMVTAQQDAIEQFAQEVVRSMEAPW, via the coding sequence ATGCCCAACCTGAATGCACACTACCGACGGATCTTGACTGCCTTGCTACTGGTCGTAGCGGGCAGCACGGTGGGCTGTGTGCACTATCAGTTTGGCAATCGTAGTCTTTATCGTCCTGACATTCGAACCGTCTACGTTCCGGTCTTCAAATCGAACTCGTTCCGAACCGAGCTCGGCGAAAAGATCACCGAAGCGGTCATCAAAGAAATCGAGGCGGTCACCATCTACAAGGTCACCGACGAAGCCTCGGCCGATACGGTCCTTCGCGGAACGCTAGTGGTTGACGAAAAGATCGTTCAGGGACTTAACACGCTGGACGAACCGCGGATTCTGCAAGAGAGTTTCCAGATTCGCTACGAATGGCTCGACCAGCGCGGTCAGTTGATTCGCCAGCCTGCCACACTCGATCTCGCCCCGGTCCTTCGCAGCCAGACGATTACCGCCAACGGGCTGCTTTATCCGGAACCTGGTCAATCGATGGTCACCGCTCAGCAGGATGCAATCGAACAGTTTGCCCAGGAAGTGGTTCGGAGCATGGAAGCACCCTGGTAG
- a CDS encoding formylglycine-generating enzyme family protein produces MNRYVVGVAGVAGVAVLAVGWLCGIFFMALATLLLLLALGGGYLGFRQYSLKFPASHVSGGARSEGSTPINSTRTSTKRTAEDSQSLARQMLDQGRYSLLLRPQIAQSIPPKFLQQAQDLLDEEMTLVPGGETILGRGVSTSTETPEYLDGRVVQVEGFYLDRYQVSNEQFHRFVEGGGYEQISLWDPEIVPALLEFVDQTGEPGPRYWMNGKYAHGQGKHPVVGVCWYEAAAYARWVGKRLPTDPEWVKSGSWPVPLPGARPIQRKFPWGDAFDQNRCNLWGSGRGATVPVDQFQDGMSVGGAHQLIGNVWEWTSSRFGAWQSGSTPLVLDASMRSLRGGAFDTYFETQSTCDFQSGDKAIARKRNVGFRCAIGICDLIPDESMQAEEAPAQVESYEELAEVTS; encoded by the coding sequence ATGAATCGCTATGTAGTAGGGGTAGCTGGCGTAGCCGGTGTCGCCGTATTGGCGGTAGGCTGGCTCTGCGGTATTTTCTTCATGGCTTTAGCAACTCTTTTGCTTCTTCTGGCCCTCGGCGGTGGATATCTCGGATTTCGGCAGTACTCGCTGAAATTTCCCGCCTCGCATGTTTCCGGCGGTGCTCGATCGGAAGGATCGACTCCTATCAACTCAACACGCACATCAACTAAGCGTACCGCCGAAGACTCGCAGTCGTTGGCCAGGCAGATGCTCGATCAGGGACGCTATTCGTTGCTGCTGCGTCCTCAGATCGCACAGAGCATTCCACCTAAATTCCTGCAGCAGGCCCAAGATCTCCTCGACGAAGAAATGACCCTGGTCCCAGGCGGCGAAACGATTCTGGGACGTGGCGTGAGCACGTCGACTGAAACGCCGGAGTATCTGGATGGCCGCGTGGTTCAAGTCGAAGGCTTTTACCTCGATCGTTACCAGGTCAGCAACGAACAGTTTCATCGCTTCGTCGAAGGTGGTGGCTACGAACAGATCTCGCTGTGGGATCCAGAAATCGTTCCCGCGTTGCTCGAATTCGTCGATCAAACGGGCGAGCCAGGTCCACGCTATTGGATGAATGGCAAATATGCCCATGGTCAAGGCAAGCATCCGGTGGTGGGTGTTTGCTGGTACGAAGCGGCCGCGTACGCACGCTGGGTTGGTAAACGCTTGCCAACCGACCCGGAATGGGTAAAGTCTGGAAGCTGGCCGGTACCGCTGCCGGGCGCGCGACCGATTCAACGAAAGTTTCCCTGGGGCGATGCCTTCGATCAGAACAGATGTAACTTGTGGGGCAGTGGTCGTGGTGCCACGGTGCCGGTCGATCAGTTCCAGGACGGCATGAGTGTCGGCGGTGCCCATCAATTGATTGGCAATGTCTGGGAGTGGACTTCCAGCCGCTTCGGTGCCTGGCAGTCAGGCTCGACGCCACTGGTGCTCGACGCTTCGATGCGCAGTTTGCGTGGTGGTGCCTTCGACACCTACTTTGAAACCCAATCGACGTGCGATTTCCAGAGCGGCGATAAGGCGATCGCCCGGAAGCGAAATGTTGGCTTCCGCTGTGCGATTGGAATTTGCGATTTGATCCCTGACGAGTCGATGCAAGCCGAGGAGGCTCCGGCCCAGGTCGAGTCCTATGAAGAACTTGCAGAGGTGACCTCATGA
- a CDS encoding aminopeptidase produces MDPRYQKLAQVLVQYSGRVKPGHLVRIAGSTVCEPLLIAIYREVIKAGAHADVVMTPDECKRIFLDEANDEQLAYENPLQLQAVEAIDCAISMWGQKNSKALSTVPPQKSALVSQGRKKYFSRFLGRAAEGTLNWVGTQYPCESSAQDAEMSLSEYEEFVFRSGFLYEDDPVAMWKKLSVQQQKLADFLMTKKEIRFVTPQGTDLTLGIDGRKWINCDGHENFPDGEVFTGPVETATQGVVKYSFPAVHGGRESDGIELTFEAGRVVDAKASKGEEFLLAMLDQDAGARVLGEIAIGTNYAIQQYSKNTLFDEKIGGTFHAAVGAAYPESGGTNESGLHWDMVCDLREGGQIFADGELISENGRFLNPEFPQPLT; encoded by the coding sequence ATGGACCCGCGGTACCAAAAGCTCGCTCAAGTTCTCGTTCAATATTCTGGCAGAGTGAAGCCAGGTCACCTGGTTCGTATCGCTGGTTCGACCGTTTGCGAACCGCTGCTGATTGCCATCTATCGCGAAGTGATCAAAGCAGGTGCCCATGCCGACGTGGTGATGACTCCGGACGAATGCAAACGAATTTTCCTCGACGAAGCGAACGACGAACAACTCGCCTACGAAAATCCCCTTCAACTACAAGCGGTTGAAGCGATTGACTGTGCGATCTCGATGTGGGGTCAGAAGAACTCGAAGGCGTTGTCGACCGTTCCGCCACAAAAGAGTGCGCTCGTCAGTCAGGGCCGCAAGAAGTATTTCAGCCGCTTCCTCGGTCGTGCTGCCGAAGGAACGCTGAACTGGGTCGGCACCCAGTATCCGTGCGAATCGTCTGCCCAGGATGCCGAAATGTCGCTGAGCGAATACGAAGAGTTCGTCTTCCGTTCCGGCTTTCTCTACGAAGACGATCCGGTTGCCATGTGGAAGAAGCTGAGCGTGCAGCAGCAAAAGCTGGCTGACTTTCTGATGACGAAGAAAGAAATTCGCTTCGTCACGCCGCAAGGCACCGACCTGACCCTCGGTATCGACGGTCGTAAGTGGATCAACTGCGATGGGCACGAGAACTTCCCCGATGGCGAAGTCTTCACGGGTCCTGTCGAAACGGCTACCCAGGGCGTCGTGAAGTACAGCTTCCCCGCCGTTCATGGTGGCCGCGAGTCGGATGGCATCGAGCTGACCTTCGAGGCCGGCCGAGTCGTCGATGCGAAAGCGAGCAAAGGGGAAGAGTTCCTGTTGGCGATGCTCGACCAGGATGCCGGTGCGCGTGTCCTGGGGGAAATCGCGATCGGCACGAACTACGCTATTCAGCAGTACAGCAAGAACACCCTCTTCGACGAGAAGATCGGCGGAACGTTCCATGCTGCCGTAGGTGCGGCTTATCCCGAATCGGGTGGTACCAATGAATCAGGCCTCCACTGGGACATGGTTTGCGACCTGCGTGAAGGGGGGCAGATCTTTGCCGATGGCGAACTGATCAGCGAGAATGGTCGCTTCTTGAACCCAGAGTTCCCGCAGCCGCTCACCTGA
- a CDS encoding glutamate-5-semialdehyde dehydrogenase — translation MAIADDLDLTTYCLETAQRAKAASRVLATVSGQAKNDWLKASAAALRENFETIAQANEQDLANAPQYGLTDAAIDRLRLTQQRVDGIASALEEIAMFTDPIGATIESSVRPNGLVINKVRVPLGVVFFIYESRPNVTADAAAICVKSGNAVILRGGKEAIHSSQAIVSILQEKAVEFGIPADALQLVSTTDRAAVGHFLKLNQLIDVAIPRGGEGLIRRVSEEATMPVIKHFAGNCHVYVDQAADLDMAVQITFNSKCHRYGVCNAAESLVVHQAVAEKFLPKMAEAFAPESVEIRGDERTCAILPSAVAATEEDFGTEYLGPIISVKIVDDIDEAIAHINQYSSGHTESIVTESLSASRKFTAQIDSSAVMVNASTRFNDGGEFGLGAEIGISTDKFHARGPCGIDALTSYKYIVMGEGHVRK, via the coding sequence ATGGCGATTGCTGACGATCTCGACTTAACCACCTACTGCCTGGAAACGGCCCAGCGAGCCAAAGCGGCTTCACGGGTGCTGGCCACTGTTTCGGGTCAGGCCAAAAACGACTGGCTTAAGGCCTCGGCTGCTGCCCTGCGCGAGAACTTCGAGACCATCGCTCAGGCCAACGAACAAGACCTGGCTAACGCTCCGCAGTATGGTTTGACCGACGCCGCGATCGATCGCCTGCGACTCACCCAACAACGTGTCGACGGCATTGCCTCCGCGTTGGAAGAGATCGCGATGTTCACCGACCCGATCGGTGCCACCATCGAGTCGTCGGTTCGCCCCAACGGTTTGGTGATCAACAAGGTTCGCGTTCCGCTGGGCGTTGTGTTCTTCATCTACGAATCGCGACCGAACGTCACCGCCGACGCCGCGGCGATCTGCGTGAAGAGTGGCAACGCAGTCATCCTGCGTGGTGGCAAAGAAGCGATCCACTCGTCGCAAGCGATCGTTTCGATCCTGCAAGAGAAGGCGGTCGAGTTTGGTATTCCGGCTGACGCCTTGCAGTTGGTATCGACCACCGACCGAGCCGCGGTCGGCCACTTTTTGAAATTGAATCAATTGATCGACGTGGCCATCCCACGCGGTGGCGAAGGTTTGATTCGTCGCGTCAGCGAAGAAGCCACGATGCCGGTCATCAAGCACTTTGCCGGCAACTGCCACGTTTACGTCGATCAGGCAGCTGACTTGGACATGGCCGTTCAGATCACGTTCAACAGCAAGTGCCATCGTTACGGCGTTTGTAATGCGGCGGAATCGCTGGTCGTCCACCAGGCAGTCGCGGAGAAGTTTCTGCCGAAGATGGCGGAAGCGTTCGCTCCCGAATCGGTTGAAATCCGTGGGGATGAACGAACTTGTGCGATCTTGCCATCGGCCGTTGCCGCCACCGAAGAAGACTTCGGCACCGAGTATCTCGGTCCGATCATTTCGGTGAAGATCGTCGACGACATCGACGAGGCGATCGCCCACATCAATCAATACAGCTCAGGTCATACCGAATCGATCGTTACCGAGAGCCTGTCGGCGAGCCGCAAGTTTACGGCTCAGATCGATAGTTCAGCCGTGATGGTCAACGCCAGCACGCGGTTTAACGATGGTGGCGAGTTTGGCCTGGGTGCAGAAATCGGAATCAGCACCGACAAGTTTCATGCACGCGGTCCATGCGGCATCGATGCCCTGACCAGCTACAAGTACATCGTCATGGGAGAGGGACACGTCCGTAAGTAG
- the fliM gene encoding flagellar motor switch protein FliM, whose translation MADNVLSQAEVESLLNAMETGSEPSKATVAAPPETPTQRAVRGREKITPYDFKRPERVGKDQMRALQSMHEGFSRNFGAALSALLRSIVEVKLTSVDQLTYSEFVFSLENPSCFNLLTADPLEGNLILDINPSILYPIIDRLLGGGKESTPATRRPLTEIELTLVSRISDLFLVELKDAWENVLPLDLKVVRVESNPQLVQIVPPNEVVVLVSFELAIGDVRGMINLCIPFNSIERISNKLTANSWFAYGSTEATPQSKAAIGIHLDQAPVNLDVVLAETTITMEELLDLRVGDVITTEKDSRTALQVNVNGTPTFQAFAGAFKGRKAIQIERSYERKTATP comes from the coding sequence ATGGCAGACAACGTTCTAAGCCAGGCAGAAGTCGAAAGCCTTCTCAATGCAATGGAAACCGGCAGCGAGCCGTCCAAGGCTACCGTTGCGGCTCCACCGGAGACCCCCACGCAACGTGCCGTGCGTGGTCGCGAGAAGATCACGCCGTACGACTTCAAACGGCCTGAACGCGTCGGTAAAGATCAGATGCGGGCCCTGCAGTCGATGCACGAAGGGTTCAGCCGCAACTTCGGTGCGGCTCTCTCGGCCCTGCTTCGCTCGATCGTCGAGGTGAAGCTGACCAGCGTCGATCAGTTGACCTACAGCGAATTCGTTTTCAGTCTCGAAAACCCCAGCTGCTTCAACTTGCTGACCGCTGATCCCCTGGAAGGGAACCTGATCCTCGACATCAATCCGTCGATCCTCTACCCGATCATCGATCGCCTGCTGGGTGGCGGAAAAGAGAGCACCCCAGCCACACGACGTCCGCTGACAGAAATTGAACTGACGCTCGTCTCGCGGATCTCGGACTTGTTCCTGGTCGAACTGAAAGATGCGTGGGAAAACGTCCTGCCGCTCGACTTGAAAGTGGTTCGCGTCGAAAGTAATCCGCAGTTGGTTCAGATCGTGCCGCCGAACGAAGTGGTCGTGCTGGTCAGCTTCGAGTTGGCGATCGGCGATGTCCGCGGGATGATCAACTTATGTATCCCGTTCAATTCGATCGAACGCATCAGCAACAAGCTGACGGCCAACTCGTGGTTCGCCTATGGCAGCACCGAAGCGACACCGCAGTCGAAGGCGGCGATCGGGATCCACCTCGATCAGGCCCCAGTTAATCTCGACGTCGTGTTGGCCGAAACGACGATCACCATGGAAGAGTTGCTCGACCTGCGCGTGGGTGATGTGATTACCACCGAGAAAGATTCGCGGACCGCGTTGCAGGTCAACGTGAACGGCACGCCAACGTTCCAGGCCTTTGCCGGGGCATTCAAAGGACGCAAAGCGATTCAGATCGAACGTAGCTACGAACGCAAAACAGCTACGCCGTAG